From Notolabrus celidotus isolate fNotCel1 unplaced genomic scaffold, fNotCel1.pri scaffold_253_arrow_ctg1, whole genome shotgun sequence, one genomic window encodes:
- the LOC117809318 gene encoding polymeric immunoglobulin receptor-like isoform X2 gives MKVHPGLICFFFLSLQDGNIGFISAQTYYHTVPEGGQAELECPSSSASSRKFFCTETCKQEDILIDTEEVSAQSGRYSIGPRKGQTSSGDVFVNISNVTKSDSGRYRCGVGRFLSSATYVKTEIIVVDALLNEDRRETHTLYAKNGGNIKVACFFSSLFFTVRRAFLCRGEECFVLTTKTDDDTGQSGRHTIRYVKFNTGASVYVSISQLNRSDSGRYRCGLERSGFLDLDREFKVNVTDESPTESTEQSGTSTTDILLYAGLTGVALVVLFSLALLIFCRRKFWKPKGRGDRDSLNMEIPTYENHPSVSAPEDSIYQSLDTATRDQDQTYSTLRHKTHDAAGTQA, from the exons ATGAAAGTCCATCCCGGTTTGatctgcttcttcttcctct CTCTGCAGGATGGAAACATTGGTTTCATCAGTGCCCAAACATATTACCATACAGTACCTGAGGGAGGACAGGCAGAACTTGAATGCCCGTCTTCCTCAGCTTCCAGTAGAAAGTTCTTCTGCACAGAAACCTGCAAACAAGAGGACATCCTGATAGACACAGAAGAGGTCAGCGCTCAGAGCGGCAGATACAGCATTGGACCGAGGAAAGGACAAACTTCATCAGGAGATGTTTttgtgaacatttcaaatgtgacCAAGTCTGACTCAGGACGGTACAGGTGTGGTGTGGGTCGATTTTTATCATCAGCTACATATGTGAAAACTGAGATCATTGTTGTAGACG CGctgctgaatgaggacaggagagagacacacactctgTATGCAAAGAATGGAGGAAATATTAAAGTAGCatgcttcttttcttctttgtttttcactgtGAGACGAGCATTCCTGTGCAGAGGAGAAGAATGTTTCGTTCTTACCACCAAAACAGATGATGACACGGGTCAGAGCGGCAGACACACCATCAGATATGTAAAATTTAATACTGGAGCATCTGTGTATGTGAGCATCTCCCAGCTGAACAGGTCTGACTCAGGACGGTACAGGTGTGGTCTGGAGAGATCTGGGTTTCTGGATCTTGACCGAGAGTTTAAGGTCAATGTTACAGACG agTCTC CCACTGAAAGCACCGAGCAGTCTGGGACATCAACCACGG ATATACTGCTGTATGCGGGGCTGACAGGGGTCGCTCTGGTTGTCCTCTTCTCTCTGGCTTTGCTGATTTTCTGCAGGAGGAAGTTTTGGAAAcctaaag gcagaggagacagagacagccTGAACATGGAG ATCCCCACCTATGAGAACCATCCTTCAGTCTCTGCACCTGAAGACTCCATCTACCAGAGCCTCGATACAGCCACCAGGGATCAGGACCAAACCTACTCTACCCTCAGACACAAGACACATGATGCTGCAGGGACTCAGGCCTag
- the LOC117809318 gene encoding polymeric immunoglobulin receptor-like isoform X1 — protein sequence MKVHPGLICFFFLSLQDGNIGFISAQTYYHTVPEGGQAELECPSSSASSRKFFCTETCKQEDILIDTEEVSAQSGRYSIGPRKGQTSSGDVFVNISNVTKSDSGRYRCGVGRFLSSATYVKTEIIVVDALLNEDRRETHTLYAKNGGNIKVACFFSSLFFTVRRAFLCRGEECFVLTTKTDDDTGQSGRHTIRYVKFNTGASVYVSISQLNRSDSGRYRCGLERSGFLDLDREFKVNVTDESPTAEPNSVTSTSVPTNEHAASTESTEQSGTSTTDILLYAGLTGVALVVLFSLALLIFCRRKFWKPKGRGDRDSLNMEIPTYENHPSVSAPEDSIYQSLDTATRDQDQTYSTLRHKTHDAAGTQA from the exons ATGAAAGTCCATCCCGGTTTGatctgcttcttcttcctct CTCTGCAGGATGGAAACATTGGTTTCATCAGTGCCCAAACATATTACCATACAGTACCTGAGGGAGGACAGGCAGAACTTGAATGCCCGTCTTCCTCAGCTTCCAGTAGAAAGTTCTTCTGCACAGAAACCTGCAAACAAGAGGACATCCTGATAGACACAGAAGAGGTCAGCGCTCAGAGCGGCAGATACAGCATTGGACCGAGGAAAGGACAAACTTCATCAGGAGATGTTTttgtgaacatttcaaatgtgacCAAGTCTGACTCAGGACGGTACAGGTGTGGTGTGGGTCGATTTTTATCATCAGCTACATATGTGAAAACTGAGATCATTGTTGTAGACG CGctgctgaatgaggacaggagagagacacacactctgTATGCAAAGAATGGAGGAAATATTAAAGTAGCatgcttcttttcttctttgtttttcactgtGAGACGAGCATTCCTGTGCAGAGGAGAAGAATGTTTCGTTCTTACCACCAAAACAGATGATGACACGGGTCAGAGCGGCAGACACACCATCAGATATGTAAAATTTAATACTGGAGCATCTGTGTATGTGAGCATCTCCCAGCTGAACAGGTCTGACTCAGGACGGTACAGGTGTGGTCTGGAGAGATCTGGGTTTCTGGATCTTGACCGAGAGTTTAAGGTCAATGTTACAGACG agTCTCCCACTGCAGAACCGAACTCAGTGACCTCAACATCAGTTCCAACAAATGAACATGCAGCATCCACTGAAAGCACCGAGCAGTCTGGGACATCAACCACGG ATATACTGCTGTATGCGGGGCTGACAGGGGTCGCTCTGGTTGTCCTCTTCTCTCTGGCTTTGCTGATTTTCTGCAGGAGGAAGTTTTGGAAAcctaaag gcagaggagacagagacagccTGAACATGGAG ATCCCCACCTATGAGAACCATCCTTCAGTCTCTGCACCTGAAGACTCCATCTACCAGAGCCTCGATACAGCCACCAGGGATCAGGACCAAACCTACTCTACCCTCAGACACAAGACACATGATGCTGCAGGGACTCAGGCCTag
- the LOC117809318 gene encoding polymeric immunoglobulin receptor-like isoform X3, translating to MKVHPGLICFFFLSLQDGNIGFISAQTYYHTVPEGGQAELECPSSSASSRKFFCTETCKQEDILIDTEEVSAQSGRYSIGPRKGQTSSGDVFVNISNVTKSDSGRYRCGVGRFLSSATYVKTEIIVVDALLNEDRRETHTLYAKNGGNIKVACFFSSLFFTVRRAFLCRGEECFVLTTKTDDDTGQSGRHTIRYVKFNTGASVYVSISQLNRSDSGRYRCGLERSGFLDLDREFKVNVTDESPTAEPNSVTSTSVPTNEHAASTESTEQSGTSTTDILLYAGLTGVALVVLFSLALLIFCRRKFWKPKEETETA from the exons ATGAAAGTCCATCCCGGTTTGatctgcttcttcttcctct CTCTGCAGGATGGAAACATTGGTTTCATCAGTGCCCAAACATATTACCATACAGTACCTGAGGGAGGACAGGCAGAACTTGAATGCCCGTCTTCCTCAGCTTCCAGTAGAAAGTTCTTCTGCACAGAAACCTGCAAACAAGAGGACATCCTGATAGACACAGAAGAGGTCAGCGCTCAGAGCGGCAGATACAGCATTGGACCGAGGAAAGGACAAACTTCATCAGGAGATGTTTttgtgaacatttcaaatgtgacCAAGTCTGACTCAGGACGGTACAGGTGTGGTGTGGGTCGATTTTTATCATCAGCTACATATGTGAAAACTGAGATCATTGTTGTAGACG CGctgctgaatgaggacaggagagagacacacactctgTATGCAAAGAATGGAGGAAATATTAAAGTAGCatgcttcttttcttctttgtttttcactgtGAGACGAGCATTCCTGTGCAGAGGAGAAGAATGTTTCGTTCTTACCACCAAAACAGATGATGACACGGGTCAGAGCGGCAGACACACCATCAGATATGTAAAATTTAATACTGGAGCATCTGTGTATGTGAGCATCTCCCAGCTGAACAGGTCTGACTCAGGACGGTACAGGTGTGGTCTGGAGAGATCTGGGTTTCTGGATCTTGACCGAGAGTTTAAGGTCAATGTTACAGACG agTCTCCCACTGCAGAACCGAACTCAGTGACCTCAACATCAGTTCCAACAAATGAACATGCAGCATCCACTGAAAGCACCGAGCAGTCTGGGACATCAACCACGG ATATACTGCTGTATGCGGGGCTGACAGGGGTCGCTCTGGTTGTCCTCTTCTCTCTGGCTTTGCTGATTTTCTGCAGGAGGAAGTTTTGGAAAcctaaag aggagacagagacagccTGA